One genomic window of Halobellus limi includes the following:
- a CDS encoding MBL fold metallo-hydrolase has protein sequence MDVTRIPLGNTVFEGRNNAYLVDGAVTTLVDVGISMSDVREDLLDGLAAADVSPGDVDQILLTHWHPDHSGLAGELQERSGATVYAHGADVPLIAGDEDATADLRALRERRFDEWGVPDGKRAELEAVQSEFDSVAGNPAEVESLVDGDRIPAGDGELTVCHLPGHAAGHVAFTFETSSARGGAPSERPGDSDASERPGGDGPTAEPRFEAFVGDVILPEYTPNVGGADLRLDRPLEQYVESLDRLIGLDLDYAWPGHRDPIEEPSERARVIRAHHVERTRRVVDALREHGAADAWTVSAHLFGELEDIHILHGPGEAFAHLDHLEHAGVVDRDGSVYRLIDRDPDVSALFPNTKY, from the coding sequence ATGGACGTCACCCGCATTCCGCTCGGGAACACGGTCTTCGAGGGGCGGAACAACGCGTACCTGGTCGACGGCGCCGTGACGACGCTCGTGGACGTCGGCATTTCGATGTCCGACGTCCGCGAGGACCTGCTCGACGGACTCGCCGCGGCCGACGTCTCGCCCGGAGACGTCGATCAGATCCTCCTGACGCACTGGCATCCCGACCACAGCGGCCTCGCCGGCGAACTCCAGGAGCGCTCGGGAGCCACGGTGTACGCCCACGGGGCCGACGTCCCGCTGATCGCCGGCGACGAGGACGCGACCGCCGATCTGCGTGCGCTGCGCGAGCGGCGCTTCGACGAGTGGGGCGTCCCCGACGGGAAGCGCGCGGAACTCGAAGCGGTGCAGTCGGAGTTCGACTCGGTGGCCGGCAACCCGGCGGAGGTCGAATCGCTCGTCGACGGCGACCGGATCCCCGCCGGCGACGGCGAACTGACGGTGTGTCACCTCCCGGGCCATGCGGCCGGGCACGTCGCGTTCACGTTCGAGACGTCGTCGGCCCGGGGCGGTGCCCCCTCGGAGCGCCCCGGCGACAGTGACGCCTCCGAGCGTCCCGGCGGCGACGGCCCGACCGCCGAACCGCGGTTCGAGGCCTTCGTCGGCGACGTGATCCTCCCCGAGTACACCCCCAACGTCGGCGGTGCGGACCTCCGGCTGGACCGGCCGCTCGAACAGTACGTCGAGAGCCTCGATCGGCTCATCGGACTCGATCTCGACTACGCCTGGCCGGGGCACCGCGATCCGATCGAAGAGCCGTCCGAGCGCGCGCGGGTGATCCGCGCACACCACGTCGAACGCACCCGACGCGTCGTCGACGCCCTCCGCGAACACGGCGCGGCGGACGCGTGGACGGTCAGCGCGCACCTCTTCGGCGAACTCGAGGACATCCACATCCTCCACGGTCCCGGCGAGGCGTTCGCGCACCTGGACCACCTCGAACACGCCGGCGTGGTCGACCGCGACGGCTCCGTCTATCGGTTGATCGACCGCGATCCCGACGTCTCGGCGCTGTTCCCGAATACGAAATACTGA
- a CDS encoding glycoside hydrolase family 13 protein: MTDTTRNEGVTESDEGTGDVETLPNGETRRWWKEAVVYQIYPRSFNDSDGDGVGDIPGIRRKVEYLDDLGVDVVWLNPVYESPNADNGYDISDYRAIMDEFGTMEDWEALLADLHDRDIRLVMDLVVNHTSDEHAWFRWSRESTESDYRDWYFWREGEDAEAVPWDAEGGPDGEAPPNDWESFFGGPAWTYDEATGEWYLHLFDEKQPDLDWTNERVREEVFDTMAWWLEKGIDGFRMDVINLISKPEGLPPTDTDRGIETIDRVADGPRVHEYLREMREAVLSPDLLTVGEMVGEELPMAEARQYVGQGPDRDGLSMLFHFEHMLLDRGEEFWETSEWELTDLKAVFDRWQAGLADEGWNSLYFANHDQPRSVSRFGDDGEYRRESAKLLATLLHTLQGTPYVYQGEELGMTNVPFESLSEFRDVDTLNPVRRAIERGEIDSFQSVAEGVRANSRDNARTPMQWSAETNAGFTDGEPWIKVNPNHAEINVADEREDPDSVWHYYRRLIELRDERDVMAYGDYDPYLREHEEVWAYTRTLGEERWLVVLNFSGTETEFELPADVVADADPEVVIGNYEAGETDRERADETAPIGAAEAGEFRLRPWEARVYDL, encoded by the coding sequence ATGACCGATACGACGAGAAACGAGGGGGTCACGGAGTCCGACGAGGGAACGGGCGACGTGGAGACACTCCCGAACGGCGAGACGCGACGGTGGTGGAAGGAGGCGGTCGTCTACCAGATCTATCCCAGATCCTTCAACGACAGCGACGGCGACGGCGTCGGCGACATCCCGGGCATCCGCCGAAAGGTGGAGTACCTCGACGACCTCGGCGTCGACGTCGTCTGGCTCAACCCCGTCTACGAGTCGCCCAACGCCGACAACGGCTACGACATCTCGGATTACCGTGCGATTATGGACGAGTTCGGGACGATGGAAGACTGGGAGGCGCTCCTCGCGGATCTCCACGACCGAGACATCCGACTGGTGATGGATCTCGTCGTGAACCACACCTCCGACGAGCACGCGTGGTTCCGGTGGTCGCGGGAGTCGACGGAGAGCGACTACCGCGACTGGTACTTCTGGCGCGAGGGAGAGGACGCCGAAGCCGTCCCGTGGGACGCCGAGGGCGGACCGGACGGGGAGGCCCCGCCGAACGACTGGGAGTCGTTCTTCGGCGGCCCCGCCTGGACCTACGACGAGGCGACCGGAGAGTGGTACCTCCACCTGTTCGACGAGAAGCAGCCGGATCTCGACTGGACGAACGAGCGGGTCCGCGAGGAGGTGTTCGACACGATGGCGTGGTGGCTCGAGAAGGGGATCGACGGGTTCCGGATGGACGTCATCAACCTCATCTCGAAGCCCGAGGGCCTCCCGCCGACCGACACCGACCGGGGGATCGAAACGATCGACCGGGTGGCGGACGGGCCGCGGGTCCACGAGTACCTCCGCGAGATGCGCGAGGCCGTGCTCTCCCCGGACCTGCTGACGGTCGGCGAGATGGTCGGCGAGGAACTTCCGATGGCGGAGGCGCGGCAGTACGTCGGCCAGGGACCCGATCGCGACGGCCTCTCGATGCTGTTTCACTTCGAGCATATGCTCTTAGACCGCGGCGAGGAGTTCTGGGAGACCAGCGAGTGGGAGCTGACCGACCTGAAGGCCGTCTTCGACCGCTGGCAGGCGGGCCTCGCCGACGAGGGGTGGAACTCGCTGTACTTCGCCAACCACGACCAGCCGCGCTCGGTGTCTCGATTCGGCGACGACGGCGAGTACCGTCGGGAGTCGGCGAAGCTGCTCGCGACCCTCCTTCACACGCTCCAGGGGACGCCCTACGTCTACCAGGGCGAGGAACTCGGGATGACGAACGTCCCCTTCGAGTCGCTCTCGGAGTTCCGCGACGTCGACACGCTCAACCCGGTCCGACGGGCGATCGAGCGCGGCGAGATCGACTCCTTCCAGAGCGTCGCCGAGGGCGTCCGCGCGAACAGCCGCGACAACGCCCGGACGCCGATGCAGTGGTCCGCGGAGACGAACGCCGGCTTCACCGACGGGGAGCCGTGGATCAAGGTGAACCCGAACCACGCGGAGATCAACGTCGCCGACGAGCGCGAGGATCCGGATTCGGTGTGGCACTACTACCGACGGCTGATCGAGTTACGGGACGAACGCGACGTGATGGCCTACGGCGACTACGACCCGTACCTGCGGGAGCACGAGGAGGTCTGGGCGTACACCCGAACGCTCGGCGAGGAGCGGTGGCTCGTCGTCCTCAACTTCTCCGGGACCGAAACGGAGTTCGAACTCCCGGCGGACGTCGTCGCCGACGCGGACCCGGAGGTCGTCATCGGGAACTACGAGGCGGGTGAGACGGACCGGGAGCGAGCGGACGAGACGGCCCCGATCGGAGCGGCGGAGGCCGGCGAGTTCCGACTCCGACCGTGGGAGGCGCGCGTCTACGACCTGTAG
- the hisF gene encoding imidazole glycerol phosphate synthase subunit HisF gives MLTKRIIPCIDVDLDDDGNPAVYTGVNFEDLQYTGDPVEMAKRYNEAGADEFVFLDITASAAGRETMLDTVSRVADEVFIPLTVGGGIRTKEDIKETLRAGADKVSINTAALENPDLIDEGARAFGSQCIVISVDARRRFDEAGEYYAEVDGESCWFECTVKGGREGTGTDVVEWAKEAESRGAGELFVNSIDADGTKDGYDIPLTKAVCDTVSTPVIASSGCGGPEDMYEVFTEAGADAGLAASIFHFGDYSIRETKEYLDERGVPVRL, from the coding sequence ATGCTCACGAAGCGGATCATCCCCTGCATCGACGTCGACCTCGACGACGACGGGAACCCCGCCGTCTACACCGGCGTCAACTTCGAGGACCTGCAGTACACCGGCGACCCCGTCGAGATGGCCAAGCGGTACAACGAGGCCGGCGCCGACGAGTTCGTCTTCCTCGACATCACCGCCTCCGCGGCGGGCCGGGAGACGATGCTCGATACGGTCTCTCGCGTCGCCGACGAGGTGTTCATCCCGCTGACGGTCGGCGGCGGGATCAGGACGAAAGAGGACATCAAGGAGACGCTCCGGGCCGGCGCGGACAAGGTCTCGATCAACACCGCGGCGCTGGAGAACCCCGACCTGATCGACGAGGGCGCACGCGCCTTCGGTTCGCAGTGCATCGTCATCTCCGTCGACGCGCGGCGACGCTTCGACGAGGCCGGCGAGTACTACGCCGAGGTCGACGGGGAGTCCTGCTGGTTCGAGTGCACCGTGAAGGGCGGCCGCGAGGGAACCGGGACCGACGTCGTCGAGTGGGCGAAGGAGGCGGAGTCCCGCGGGGCCGGCGAGCTGTTCGTCAACTCGATCGACGCCGACGGGACCAAAGACGGCTACGACATTCCGCTGACGAAGGCCGTCTGCGACACGGTCTCGACGCCCGTGATCGCCTCCTCGGGCTGTGGCGGCCCCGAGGATATGTACGAGGTGTTCACCGAGGCGGGCGCGGACGCCGGCCTCGCGGCGTCGATCTTCCACTTCGGCGACTACAGCATCCGGGAGACGAAAGAGTACCTCGACGAGCGTGGCGTCCCGGTTCGGCTGTAG
- a CDS encoding DNA-directed RNA polymerase subunit L, producing MELRVIDKTEEELRIEVAGEDHTFMNVMKGALLETEGVAAATYDVNPEQSGGQTEPILSIKTESGVDPLDALEEASRNVQAMVEDFSSAFEAAA from the coding sequence ATGGAACTGCGGGTCATCGACAAGACCGAGGAGGAACTCCGCATCGAGGTCGCAGGCGAGGATCACACGTTCATGAACGTGATGAAGGGCGCGCTCTTGGAGACCGAGGGCGTCGCCGCGGCGACCTACGACGTGAACCCCGAGCAGTCGGGCGGACAGACCGAACCGATCCTCTCGATCAAGACCGAATCCGGCGTCGACCCCCTCGACGCGCTCGAAGAGGCCTCTCGTAACGTTCAGGCGATGGTCGAGGACTTCTCGTCCGCGTTCGAGGCCGCGGCGTAA